In the genome of Terribacillus sp. FSL K6-0262, one region contains:
- a CDS encoding MATE family efflux transporter, whose translation MQHKNYLALALPLTLSTITTPLLGVVDTAVVGQLSDASYIGGVAIGTIIFNTMYWLFGFLRVSTSGFAAQASASLDTEEHVMALLRPSVVAFAVGLLFVLIQQPILHYSLSFLGASDAVNSSASAYFSIRIWGAPFALANYVILGWLIGMSYIKATLILQICTNVLNIILCILSVHVWDWGVAGVGASTLIAEIFSCLFGFLLLRRYARSIWKHPFVQALRRAVDPKPMWHMMKVNRDLFIRTICLLVVFNLFTAKGAELGEDVLAANAILIQIHYMMAYFFDGFANASSIVAGRALGERNEKLFSQSLRLSLQWGLGIAVALALLFLAGQRWIYPLFSDQQHIIALTASYANWLALFPIVASLGLVYYGVFTGVTEVRFVRNSMILAALLYLAALYALQPLGNHGLWIAFLLFSLGRSVFLIMYVPKLRRLFQQTAAA comes from the coding sequence ATGCAGCATAAAAACTATTTAGCACTTGCCCTTCCGCTGACATTATCGACAATCACGACACCTTTGCTCGGCGTTGTCGATACAGCGGTCGTCGGCCAGCTTTCCGATGCTTCCTATATTGGCGGGGTCGCTATCGGCACTATCATCTTCAATACCATGTACTGGCTGTTCGGATTCCTCCGGGTCAGCACCTCCGGCTTCGCTGCCCAGGCATCCGCCAGTCTGGATACAGAAGAGCATGTCATGGCATTACTGCGGCCTTCTGTGGTTGCGTTTGCTGTAGGTTTGCTGTTTGTTCTCATCCAGCAGCCGATTCTGCACTACTCCCTCTCCTTCCTCGGAGCGAGCGATGCAGTCAATAGCAGTGCTTCGGCTTATTTTTCCATCCGGATTTGGGGTGCACCATTCGCGCTTGCCAACTATGTCATCCTCGGCTGGCTGATTGGGATGTCGTATATCAAAGCAACGCTTATCCTGCAAATCTGCACGAATGTGCTCAATATCATCCTTTGCATTCTGTCTGTCCATGTGTGGGATTGGGGAGTGGCAGGCGTGGGAGCTTCCACGCTGATTGCCGAGATTTTCTCCTGCCTGTTTGGCTTTTTGCTGCTGCGCAGATACGCCCGCAGCATCTGGAAGCATCCATTTGTCCAAGCTTTGCGCCGGGCTGTGGATCCCAAGCCTATGTGGCACATGATGAAGGTCAATCGTGATTTGTTCATTCGGACAATATGCCTGCTCGTTGTCTTTAATTTATTTACTGCAAAAGGGGCTGAATTGGGAGAAGATGTGCTGGCAGCCAATGCAATCTTGATCCAGATCCACTATATGATGGCATATTTCTTTGACGGGTTCGCTAATGCTTCAAGCATTGTCGCCGGCCGCGCACTCGGGGAGCGCAATGAAAAACTTTTCTCCCAGTCACTGCGTCTATCCCTGCAATGGGGGCTCGGTATCGCGGTGGCATTGGCACTTCTCTTCCTTGCTGGTCAAAGGTGGATTTATCCGCTATTCTCCGATCAGCAGCATATCATTGCGCTGACCGCATCCTATGCCAACTGGCTTGCCCTGTTCCCAATTGTGGCTAGTCTCGGACTTGTCTATTATGGTGTGTTTACGGGTGTGACGGAAGTGCGCTTTGTCCGCAACTCCATGATTCTTGCTGCCCTGCTGTATTTGGCGGCACTTTATGCGCTGCAGCCGCTCGGCAACCATGGCCTGTGGATTGCTTTCCTCCTGTTCAGCCTTGGACGTTCCGTCTTTCTTATCATGTATGTACCAAAGCTGCGCCGGCTGTTCCAGCAGACGGCAGCAGCATGA
- the proC gene encoding pyrroline-5-carboxylate reductase, which yields MYVGAGSMAEGMIAGMQASDRLQNEQIHVTNRSNAKRLLELEDRYGITAIPREKVDWHSMDVIILAMKPKDMTAALIDLQEKVQKGQLILSVAAGIQNEQIEHYLPDNQPVVRIMPNTSSTIGESATAIAPGKHISADQLALVKELVRTFGEAFVIDEEQMDVFTGMAGSGPAYFYKLLEHFEETGVAAGFDRETARKIGTRTMLGAARMLLETTEGPSVLRKKVTSPNGTTAAGLKALNEAGAGEAMAEAILSAAARSNEISEELKKQLLAR from the coding sequence ATGTATGTAGGAGCAGGATCGATGGCAGAGGGAATGATTGCCGGTATGCAGGCTTCGGATCGTTTGCAAAACGAGCAGATTCATGTGACGAACCGATCGAATGCAAAGCGTTTGCTGGAGCTGGAGGATCGTTATGGCATTACCGCAATTCCTCGGGAAAAGGTGGATTGGCATAGTATGGATGTGATAATACTTGCGATGAAACCAAAGGATATGACCGCTGCATTGATCGATTTGCAAGAGAAGGTTCAAAAAGGACAGCTGATATTATCGGTAGCTGCAGGTATCCAGAATGAACAGATCGAGCATTATCTGCCAGACAATCAACCCGTTGTTCGTATTATGCCTAACACATCCAGCACCATTGGTGAGTCTGCCACTGCCATTGCACCAGGGAAGCATATTTCCGCAGACCAGCTCGCATTGGTCAAGGAGCTGGTTCGGACATTCGGCGAAGCGTTTGTGATCGATGAAGAGCAAATGGATGTTTTCACTGGTATGGCTGGCAGCGGACCTGCCTATTTTTATAAGCTGTTGGAGCACTTTGAGGAAACCGGCGTTGCCGCAGGATTCGATCGGGAAACAGCAAGGAAAATCGGAACCCGGACCATGCTTGGTGCGGCCAGGATGCTTTTGGAAACGACAGAAGGGCCAAGCGTTCTGAGGAAGAAAGTGACTTCCCCGAATGGAACGACTGCAGCTGGCCTGAAAGCACTGAATGAGGCGGGAGCCGGGGAAGCGATGGCCGAAGCCATTCTATCAGCAGCCGCTCGATCGAATGAAATCAGCGAGGAGCTCAAAAAACAACTGCTGGCACGCTGA
- a CDS encoding PepSY domain-containing protein — translation MEAKKDPSVSKKKQKRRSLYQSVWRWHFYAGLIIMPFLIILAGTGGIYLFKPQIEAALYQDYYEVTPQANATDPSEQIHTVETIYPDAAVTSYRPSDSPDRSAEVGISEDGKAYTVYVDPYTNVILGKLEDSYKLVNVIEKIHGELLMGTVGDRIVEWAACWALILIITGVYLGWPKMKGKSKIRGVLVPRLNKGKKLRARDLHVVPAFWISLGLLFLIMTGLPWSGLWGNNFQALTTNAGIGYPPSVWVGDAPASDVKTKEIADVPWSAENLPVPVSTNQQYTQLSVDDVVSIAEEEGVKPGYTIMIPQTQDGVFTLSAFPPHARDEVTMHIDQYTGAVLADYRYDNYHTLGKIIAYGITIHKGTEFGIWNQIIGVLVCIGIIGIAVSGFLLWLSRKPEGKLGSPKAPPDKVMKGVIVLIIILGIIFPLVGISLIFVWLFDRFVIPRVPALKRFFNA, via the coding sequence ATGGAGGCAAAAAAGGACCCATCGGTTTCGAAGAAGAAACAAAAACGCCGGTCCCTTTACCAGTCGGTTTGGCGCTGGCATTTCTATGCTGGTCTTATCATCATGCCATTCCTCATCATCCTGGCTGGCACAGGAGGCATTTATCTCTTCAAGCCCCAAATCGAAGCAGCTCTTTATCAGGACTATTATGAAGTCACACCGCAAGCAAATGCCACGGACCCATCCGAGCAAATCCATACGGTGGAAACGATCTATCCTGATGCAGCAGTGACTTCTTACCGCCCAAGTGACAGTCCTGATCGTTCAGCAGAGGTAGGAATCTCAGAAGATGGCAAAGCATATACCGTTTATGTCGATCCATATACGAATGTCATACTCGGTAAATTGGAGGATTCATACAAACTTGTCAATGTAATCGAGAAGATCCATGGTGAGCTCCTCATGGGCACTGTCGGGGATCGCATCGTCGAGTGGGCCGCTTGCTGGGCACTGATTTTGATCATTACCGGCGTCTATCTGGGCTGGCCGAAGATGAAAGGAAAATCTAAAATCCGCGGGGTCTTGGTTCCTCGCCTGAACAAAGGGAAAAAGCTGCGGGCACGCGATTTACACGTCGTCCCTGCATTCTGGATTTCTTTAGGTCTGCTCTTTTTGATCATGACGGGATTGCCTTGGTCAGGATTGTGGGGTAACAATTTCCAAGCGCTCACTACAAATGCCGGCATCGGTTATCCGCCTTCTGTTTGGGTAGGGGATGCTCCTGCATCCGATGTCAAAACAAAAGAAATCGCAGACGTACCTTGGTCGGCAGAGAATTTGCCTGTCCCTGTTTCCACCAATCAGCAATACACGCAGCTGTCCGTCGACGATGTCGTGTCGATAGCCGAAGAGGAAGGCGTGAAGCCCGGATATACCATCATGATTCCGCAAACACAGGATGGTGTATTCACTTTATCTGCTTTTCCACCGCATGCTCGTGATGAAGTGACGATGCATATCGATCAGTATACAGGCGCTGTCCTGGCAGATTACCGCTACGATAATTATCATACGCTCGGGAAAATCATTGCTTACGGGATCACCATCCACAAAGGAACGGAATTCGGCATCTGGAACCAGATCATCGGTGTCCTTGTCTGTATCGGGATCATCGGTATCGCTGTGAGCGGATTCCTATTATGGCTCTCCCGGAAACCAGAAGGGAAGCTGGGCTCTCCGAAAGCACCACCTGACAAAGTCATGAAAGGTGTCATCGTGCTGATCATCATCCTTGGCATCATCTTCCCGCTCGTCGGTATCTCGCTCATATTCGTGTGGCTGTTCGACCGATTTGTCATCCCGCGTGTACCGGCACTGAAGAGGTTCTTCAATGCATAA
- a CDS encoding FixH family protein, which produces MRRLAYIPWLLTLFLLAACSADPEAADHYAKREEVNVNIEAPSSIEADSAPQIDVKLTQDGQALEQEAEVHFLIWKDDNKADADEIPASLDADGTYHLEYNFPSDGVYFIKADVRVGNIHLMPTKQIRVGELTEEEIEKIKQEQEQKKQHDSGGHHHH; this is translated from the coding sequence ATGCGACGACTTGCATATATACCATGGTTACTGACGCTCTTCCTGCTTGCTGCATGCTCTGCCGATCCCGAAGCGGCTGATCACTATGCCAAACGGGAAGAAGTGAATGTGAACATTGAGGCTCCTTCATCCATCGAAGCTGATTCTGCTCCGCAAATCGATGTAAAGCTCACACAAGATGGACAAGCACTCGAACAGGAAGCGGAAGTCCATTTCCTTATCTGGAAAGACGATAACAAAGCAGATGCCGACGAAATTCCGGCATCACTGGACGCCGACGGAACATACCATCTCGAATATAACTTCCCGTCAGATGGAGTCTACTTTATAAAAGCAGACGTAAGGGTCGGTAATATCCATCTGATGCCGACGAAGCAAATCAGAGTCGGCGAATTGACGGAAGAAGAAATCGAGAAGATAAAACAAGAGCAAGAACAGAAAAAACAGCATGATAGCGGCGGTCACCACCATCATTAA